Proteins from one Triticum aestivum cultivar Chinese Spring chromosome 7A, IWGSC CS RefSeq v2.1, whole genome shotgun sequence genomic window:
- the LOC542937 gene encoding uncharacterized protein: protein MHRAMRLRCLLRPPPSCGTVPLATPATVGGGAGRFGAPDGARRLGAPRLPFGEGGRLCRFYSSKEGVGSAETAAGSGGGGSNQQEHARLGEKDQQEWLNGERFVTGCKRRESPFLTKRERFRNEFLRRAVPWEKSSLTWSNFPYYVDKNAKQLLTECVASHLRNKDATLEYGSRLQSSGGRILLQSLSGTELYRERLVRAIAHELRVPLLVLDSSVLAPYDNGEDCSESEEENGQPESEDEGSESEGEDEDYNEAKSGESDDDEVGKSVENLKKLVPRTLEEFAKGVVSAQENSSAAEESTAESPEEEKRPLQKGDRVKYVGESVLVEADHRVILGKIPTQEGAAEAFTFISGRTLSNGQRGEIYEINGDQVAVLFHPPEEKLDDGKNNEANKEQDAKPSVCWVDTQDIVLDHDTEAEDWHIAMEAFCEALPSLQPAIVYFPDSSQWLSRAVPRSNRREFIEKVEEMFDQLNGPLVLICGQNILEAAPKDKDPKALMFHNLSRLSPLTSSLKRLVGGLQGRKPSKSNGITKLFGNKFYIPLPKDDEQLRVFNNQIAEDKKIIVSRHNLVELHKVLEDHGLSCENLLHVKLESIILTKQRAEKVIGWARSHYLSSAINPSIKGDKLVIPRESLDLAIERLRELEASTKSLSENMKMLAKDEFERNFISAVVPPHEIGVKFEDIGALEDVKKTLDELVTLPMRRPELFSRGNLLRPCKGILLFGPPGTGKTLLAKALATEAGANFISITGSSLTSKWFGDGEKLTKALFSFASRLAPVIIFVDEVDSLLGARGGAMEHEATRRMRNEFMAAWDGLRSKDSQRILILGATNRPFDLDDAVIRRLPRRIYVDLPDAQNRMKILKILLAKENIESEFGFDELADATEGYSGSDLKNLCVAAAYRPVHELLEEEKKGAVGSTKTSLRSLKLDDFVQAKAKVSPSVAFDATSMNELRKWNEQYGEGGSRSKSPFGFGS from the exons ATGCATCGCGCCATGCGGCTGCGCTGCCTCCTGCGCCCTCCGCCGTCTTGCGGTACCGTGCCCCTCGCCACCCCCGCGACCGTCGGCGGTGGCGCCGGGAGATTTGGCGCGCCCGACGGGGCACGGAGGCTGGGTGCGCCGCGCCTGCCCTTCGGCGAAGGGGGGCGGCTCTGCCGGTTCTACAGCTCGAAGGAGGGTGTCGGGAGCGCGGAGACGGCTgcggggagtggcggcggcggcagcaaccAGCAGGAGCACGCGCGGCTCGGGGAGAAGGACCAACAGGAGTGGCTTAACGGCGAGCGGTTCGTCACCGGCTGCAAGAGGCGGGAGTCGCCGTTCCTCACCAAACGGGAGCGCTTCCGCAACGAGTTTCTGCGCCGCGCCGTGCCTTGGGAGAAGAGCAGCCTCACGTGGAGCAACTTCCCGTACTACGTCGA TAAGAATGCGAAGCAGCTGCTGACCGAGTGTGTGGCATCACACCTGCGGAACAAGGATGCTACTTTGGAGTACGGTTCTCGGCTGCAGTCGTCCGGTGGGAGGATATTGCTCCAGAGCTTGTCAG GAACTGAGCTTTACCGGGAGAGATTGGTAAGAGCGATTGCTCACGAGTTACGCGTACCATTGTTGGTTCTGGACAGCAGTGTTCTAGCTCCATAT GATAATGGTGAAGATTGTTCAGAGAGTGAGGAAGAGAATGGTCAACCGGAGTCAGAAGATGAAGGCTCAGAATCAGAAGGGGAAGATGAAGATTATAATGAAGCTAAGTCTGGTGAAAGTGACGACGACGAAGTTGGCAAATCAGTGGAGAACCTCAAGAAGTTAGTTCCGCGCACTCTTGAGGAATTTGCCAAG GGAGTTGTTAGTGCGCAAGAAAATTCTTCAGCAGCAGAAGAATCCACCGCTGAGTCGCCTGAAGAAGAGAAAAGGCCTCTCCAAAAAG GTGATAGGGTGAAGTATGTTGGAGAGTCAGTGCTTGTTGAAGCAGATCACAG GGTCATTTTGGGGAAAATACCAACTCAAGAGGGAGCAGCAGAAGCCTTTACCTTTATTAGCGGCAG AACTTTATCAAATGGACAGCGTGGAGAGATATACGAGATCAATGGTGATCAAGTGGCTGTTTTATTTCACCCTCCTGAGGAGAAGCTGGATGATGGTAAAAATAATGAAGCTAACAAAGAGCAAGATGCTAAACCATCAGTTTGCTGGGTTGACA CTCAGGATATTGTGCTTGACCATGACACTGAGGCGGAAGATTGGCATATCGCGATGGAAGCATTTTGTGAG GCACTGCCATCTCTTCAACCAGCCATTGTTTACTTTCCGGACAGTTCACAATGGCTTTCTAGGGCAGTTCCAAGATCAAATCGCAGAGAGTTTATCGAAAAGGTAGAGGAAATGTTTGACCAGCTTAATGGACCTTTAGTGTTGATATGTGGGCAGAACATACTCGAGGCAGCACCCAAGGATAAAGATCCA AAGGCGCTGATGTTTCACAATCTCTCTCGCCTGTCTCCACTG ACATCATCCTTGAAGAGGCTGGTAGGGGGACTACAAGGGCGGAAGCCTTCAAAGTCCAATGGCATAACGAAACTCTTCGGAAATAAATTCTATATTCCTTTACCAAAG GATGATGAGCAACTGAGAGTTTTCAATAACCAGATTGCAGAGGACAAAAAAATAATCGTTTCAAGGCATAACCTTGTAGAATTGCACAAG GTGCTTGAAGATCATGGGCTATCATGTGAAAATCTGTTGCATGTGAAGTTAGAGAGCATTATTCTGACGAAGCAAA GAGCGGAGAAGGTCATTGGATGGGCTAGAAGTCACTATTTGTCGTCAGCGATTAATCCTTCCATAAAGGGTGACAAGCTAGTCATTCCCCGTGAGAG TCTGGACCTAGCAATCGAGAGGCTAAGGGAGCTGGAGGCTTCAACTAAGTCACTCTCTGAAAACATGAAG ATGTTGGCAAAAGATGAATTTGAGCGCAATTTCATATCAGCAGTTGTACCTCCCCATGAAATTGGAGTTAAATTTGAAGATATTGGCGCTCTTGAGGATGTCAAGAAGACACTGGATGAACTTGTTACTCTTCCAATGAGGAGACCAGAGCTTTTCTCGCGTGGGAACTTGCTAAGG CCTTGCAAAGGAATATTGCTTTTTGGGCCTCCTGGAACTGGAAAAACTCTTTTGGCAAAGGCACTTGCGACAGAAGCTGGAGCAAATTTTATCAGCATAACTGGTTCTAGTCTCACGTCGAAG TGGTTTGGAGACGGTGAGAAGCTCACCAAAGCCCTTTTCTCGTTTGCAAGTCGGCTAGCTCCTGTTATCATATTTGTGGATGAG GTTGACAGCTTACTTGGTGCAAGGGGTGGTGCAATGGAGCATGAAGCAACGAGAAGGATGCGCAATGAATTTATGGCAGCTTGGGATGGTCTAAGGTCCAAAGACAGTCAAAGGATCCTTATTCTTGGTGCAACAAACCGTCCATTTGATCTAGATGACGCTGTAATACGTCGTTTGCCTAGGAG GATATACGTGGACCTTCCAGATGCGCAGAATAGGATGAAAATTCTCAAGATATTACTTGCCAAAGAAAACATAGAATCTGAATTTGGATTTGACGAACTAGCCGATGCAACAGAAGGTTACTCTGGGAGTGACTTGAAG